A section of the Corynebacterium tuberculostearicum genome encodes:
- a CDS encoding sugar O-acetyltransferase: protein MTPMDAQERQDLERYGSWQRMTGGEWFLPSMPEAKEEHQRTFRLVKQLNELQNTDQVRAEGILREILPEESAVPGLHVPLNLEYGCNLVCGERVFINFGATILAQAKVTLGDGVMMGPNCSLITVGHPVNDHEMRAGGWEIAKPITIGDNTWFGANVTVLPGISIGKNCVVGAGTLITTDIPDNSLVLGTPGRVVRKLENNEDAWERQDLNGPVEGFGAAN from the coding sequence ATGACACCCATGGATGCACAGGAGCGGCAGGACTTGGAACGCTACGGCTCATGGCAGCGGATGACCGGTGGGGAGTGGTTCTTGCCGAGCATGCCGGAGGCGAAGGAAGAGCACCAGCGCACTTTTCGCTTGGTTAAGCAGCTCAACGAGCTACAGAATACGGACCAAGTGCGTGCCGAAGGCATCCTGCGCGAGATTCTGCCGGAGGAATCCGCGGTGCCGGGCCTGCACGTTCCGCTGAACCTGGAATATGGATGCAATCTGGTGTGCGGGGAGCGCGTCTTCATTAATTTCGGTGCCACCATCTTGGCGCAGGCCAAGGTGACACTCGGCGATGGCGTCATGATGGGCCCCAATTGCTCCTTGATTACGGTGGGGCATCCGGTCAATGATCATGAGATGCGCGCCGGTGGGTGGGAGATTGCCAAGCCCATCACCATCGGGGACAACACCTGGTTCGGTGCCAATGTCACCGTGCTGCCGGGGATTAGCATTGGAAAGAACTGCGTCGTCGGCGCGGGCACGCTCATTACCACCGATATTCCAGATAATTCGCTGGTCCTCGGCACACCTGGCCGCGTGGTGCGCAAGCTGGAGAATAACGAGGACGCCTGGGAACGCCAGGATCTCAACGGTCCCGTCGAAGGTTTTGGAGCCGCCAACTAA
- the betA gene encoding choline dehydrogenase, whose translation MGFMDKLTKKRSAKKVTDEVSDVVVVGGGSAGSVIAARLTEDKNTRVLVLEAGRPDSLWDLFIHMPSGFSFPIGAKNYDWMYESDPEPEMNGRRVYHARGKVLGGSSSINGMIYQRGNPMDYEKWGQNPGMENWDFAHCLPYFNRMETAAAAEPNDPRRGHDGPLYLSRGPATSELFQALFKSVQEAGYNLTNDVNGYRQEGFAPFDRNIKNGKRWSAARAYLYPNMDRENLEIRTRAFTTKILFEGQKAVGVEYEWQGGVHRVYAEKIVLSAGAINTPQLLEISGIGDREILEKHGIDVVKHLPGVGENLQDHLEVYIQYETTKSTASSQPYLDKWRWPFMGLQWLLTHKGPVATSHFEGGGFVRSNENEDYPNLMFHFLPMAVRYDGQKADVKHGFQWHVGPMFSDTKGHVHIKSADIHDKPSILFNYLKTDQDRREWVEAVRVARSLLDTKAMEEVGAREFSPGPDVQTDEEILEWVRNDGETALHPSCTAKMGAESDPMAVVNPDTMGVWGVEGLYIADASVFPSVTNGNIYSPTMMVGEKAADLIAGRTPLEPNHAEWYKAKQDMPLYAEGEAIRDHKHSIQGADH comes from the coding sequence ATGGGTTTTATGGACAAGCTGACCAAGAAGCGCTCCGCTAAAAAGGTCACCGATGAAGTAAGCGACGTAGTCGTCGTTGGCGGTGGCTCCGCAGGCTCCGTCATCGCCGCACGCCTGACCGAAGACAAGAACACCCGCGTGCTGGTTCTTGAGGCCGGCCGCCCAGATTCCCTGTGGGATCTGTTCATTCACATGCCATCCGGCTTCTCTTTCCCGATTGGTGCAAAGAACTACGATTGGATGTACGAATCCGATCCAGAGCCGGAGATGAACGGCCGCCGCGTCTACCACGCCCGCGGCAAGGTCCTCGGCGGATCTTCCTCCATCAACGGCATGATCTACCAGCGCGGTAACCCGATGGACTACGAGAAGTGGGGCCAGAACCCAGGCATGGAAAACTGGGACTTTGCCCACTGCCTGCCGTACTTCAACCGCATGGAGACCGCCGCTGCGGCCGAGCCGAACGATCCGCGCCGCGGCCACGATGGCCCGCTGTACCTCTCCCGTGGCCCGGCTACCTCCGAGCTCTTCCAGGCCCTGTTCAAGTCCGTACAGGAGGCCGGCTACAACCTGACCAATGACGTCAACGGTTACCGCCAGGAGGGCTTCGCACCGTTCGACCGCAATATTAAGAACGGCAAGCGTTGGTCCGCTGCCCGCGCTTACCTGTACCCCAACATGGATCGCGAGAACCTCGAGATCCGTACCCGCGCGTTCACCACCAAGATCCTCTTCGAGGGCCAGAAGGCCGTCGGCGTCGAGTATGAGTGGCAGGGTGGCGTTCACCGCGTTTACGCCGAGAAGATCGTCCTGTCCGCCGGCGCCATCAATACCCCGCAGCTGCTGGAAATCTCCGGCATTGGTGACCGTGAGATTCTGGAGAAGCACGGAATTGACGTCGTCAAGCACCTGCCGGGTGTGGGCGAGAACCTGCAGGACCACCTCGAGGTCTACATCCAGTATGAGACCACCAAGTCCACCGCTTCCTCCCAGCCTTACCTGGATAAGTGGCGCTGGCCGTTCATGGGCCTGCAGTGGCTGCTGACCCACAAGGGCCCGGTTGCTACCTCCCACTTCGAGGGCGGCGGCTTCGTGCGCTCCAATGAGAACGAGGATTACCCGAACCTCATGTTCCACTTCCTGCCGATGGCCGTGCGTTACGACGGCCAGAAGGCGGACGTCAAGCACGGCTTCCAGTGGCACGTGGGCCCGATGTTCTCCGATACTAAGGGCCACGTTCACATCAAGAGCGCCGATATCCACGACAAGCCGTCCATCCTCTTTAACTACCTGAAGACCGACCAGGACCGCCGCGAGTGGGTTGAGGCCGTGCGCGTCGCTCGCTCCCTGCTGGATACCAAGGCCATGGAAGAGGTCGGCGCCCGCGAGTTCAGCCCGGGCCCGGATGTCCAGACCGATGAAGAGATCCTGGAGTGGGTCCGCAACGATGGCGAGACCGCGCTGCACCCATCCTGTACCGCCAAGATGGGCGCGGAGTCCGATCCGATGGCCGTGGTTAACCCGGACACCATGGGCGTGTGGGGCGTGGAAGGCCTCTACATTGCGGATGCCTCCGTCTTCCCGTCCGTGACCAACGGCAATATCTACTCCCCAACCATGATGGTGGGCGAGAAGGCTGCCGACCTCATCGCCGGCCGCACCCCGCTCGAGCCAAACCACGCCGAGTGGTACAAGGCCAAGCAGGATATGCCGCTCTACGCTGAGGGCGAAGCAATCCGCGATCACAAGCACTCCATCCAGGGCGCTGACCACTAA
- a CDS encoding aldehyde dehydrogenase family protein, whose translation MSTQNTLFDPTQTELLKGVHADGAPKSLFINGKWEAAQSGETRTIICPADGSTVGLVSEASDEDTERAIKVARETFDNGEWANTPSAERGKLVIRVADFIREHKELFAQAESADTGKRYEESLGDMDDIANAFEYFGTLAQHQAGRVVDPQDPNLRSRIDAEPVGVCGLITPWNYPLLQVSWKVGPALAAGNTFVLKQAELTPHTAMLLMVALKECGLPDGVGNLITGAGANCGNPLSQHPDVDMVSFTGGLVTGKIIAKNAAETVKRTALELGGKNPNVIFADADFDVAVDNALNGAFFHSGQVCSAGSRIVVEESLHDKFVDALVERANKIKIGGPTDDKAETGPLISAEHREKVAAYVDKAREQGAKILTGGRAATSEDTNGQHGTGTTDLGAGVYYLPTIIDGATREMDCVHDEAFGPTVTIETFTTEEEAIAIANDTEYGLAGAVYTSDAGRAERVARALRHGTIWINDFHPYLPQAEWGGFKQSGNGRELGPTGLAEYQEHKHVYQNLSPAAWDQFGLQ comes from the coding sequence TTGAGCACCCAGAACACTTTGTTCGACCCCACCCAGACCGAGCTGCTGAAGGGCGTGCATGCCGACGGCGCCCCGAAGTCCCTGTTCATCAACGGTAAGTGGGAAGCCGCCCAAAGCGGCGAAACCCGCACCATCATCTGCCCGGCCGATGGTTCCACCGTCGGTTTAGTCTCCGAGGCATCCGACGAGGACACCGAACGCGCCATCAAGGTTGCCCGTGAAACCTTCGATAACGGCGAGTGGGCCAATACCCCGTCCGCCGAGCGTGGCAAGCTCGTCATCCGCGTGGCCGATTTCATCCGCGAGCACAAGGAGCTTTTCGCGCAGGCCGAGTCCGCTGATACCGGCAAGCGCTACGAGGAATCTTTGGGCGATATGGATGACATCGCCAACGCCTTCGAGTACTTCGGCACCCTGGCCCAGCACCAGGCCGGCCGCGTGGTCGACCCGCAGGATCCCAACCTGCGCTCCCGCATCGATGCCGAGCCCGTCGGCGTCTGTGGCCTGATTACCCCATGGAACTACCCGCTGCTGCAGGTCTCCTGGAAGGTCGGCCCGGCCCTGGCTGCCGGCAATACCTTCGTCCTCAAGCAGGCGGAGCTCACCCCACACACCGCGATGCTGCTCATGGTCGCCCTCAAGGAGTGCGGTCTGCCGGACGGCGTAGGCAACCTCATCACCGGCGCTGGCGCTAACTGCGGCAACCCGCTCTCCCAGCACCCGGACGTGGACATGGTCTCCTTCACCGGCGGCCTTGTCACCGGCAAGATCATCGCCAAGAATGCGGCGGAGACCGTCAAACGCACCGCGCTCGAGCTCGGCGGCAAGAACCCGAACGTCATCTTCGCCGATGCCGATTTCGACGTCGCCGTGGACAACGCCCTCAATGGCGCCTTCTTCCACTCCGGCCAGGTCTGCTCCGCAGGCTCCCGCATCGTCGTAGAAGAGTCCCTGCACGATAAGTTCGTCGATGCCCTGGTAGAGCGCGCCAATAAGATTAAGATCGGCGGCCCGACCGATGACAAGGCCGAAACCGGCCCGCTCATCTCCGCCGAGCACCGCGAGAAGGTTGCCGCCTACGTGGACAAGGCTCGCGAGCAGGGCGCCAAGATCCTCACCGGCGGCCGCGCCGCCACCAGCGAGGACACCAATGGCCAGCACGGCACCGGCACCACCGACTTGGGCGCTGGTGTCTACTACCTGCCAACCATCATCGATGGCGCAACCCGCGAGATGGACTGTGTCCACGACGAGGCCTTCGGCCCTACCGTGACCATCGAGACCTTCACCACCGAGGAGGAGGCCATCGCCATCGCGAATGACACCGAGTACGGCCTGGCTGGCGCCGTCTACACTTCCGACGCCGGCCGCGCCGAGCGCGTTGCCCGCGCCCTGCGCCATGGCACCATCTGGATCAACGACTTCCACCCGTACCTGCCGCAGGCAGAGTGGGGCGGCTTCAAGCAGTCCGGCAATGGCCGCGAGCTTGGCCCCACCGGCTTGGCCGAGTACCAGGAGCACAAGCACGTGTACCAGAACCTCTCCCCTGCCGCTTGGGATCAGTTCGGCCTCCAGTAA
- a CDS encoding NADPH-dependent FMN reductase codes for MSRIGIIIGTTRDNSAGKVVGEWLYDLAQGRQDGVEYTLLDLKEFDVPLLTTDVIPATANKQYADEKVQAWSDAVDACDGFVFVTPEYNRSVPGPFKNAFDCLAGEWTGKPVAFAGYGPAGAIRGVEAWRTIVVNFSMPQLRNQLDFGFFTDWTDGEFRPVDAKVERTNSLLAELEDAVTA; via the coding sequence ATGTCTCGTATCGGCATCATCATCGGTACCACCCGCGATAACTCGGCCGGCAAGGTAGTAGGTGAGTGGCTTTATGATCTTGCCCAAGGGCGCCAGGATGGGGTGGAGTACACCCTGCTGGATCTCAAGGAGTTTGATGTTCCACTGCTGACCACTGACGTCATTCCTGCCACCGCCAATAAGCAGTATGCGGATGAAAAGGTGCAGGCTTGGTCTGATGCAGTGGATGCCTGCGATGGTTTCGTATTTGTTACCCCGGAGTACAACCGCTCGGTGCCGGGTCCATTCAAGAATGCCTTCGACTGCTTGGCCGGGGAGTGGACCGGTAAGCCGGTTGCGTTCGCCGGTTACGGTCCAGCAGGCGCAATCCGCGGCGTGGAAGCATGGCGCACCATCGTGGTCAACTTCTCCATGCCACAGCTGCGCAATCAGCTCGACTTCGGTTTCTTTACTGACTGGACCGACGGCGAATTCCGCCCTGTAGATGCCAAGGTAGAACGCACCAATTCCTTGCTGGCCGAGCTGGAAGATGCCGTTACCGCATAA
- a CDS encoding alpha-ketoglutarate-dependent dioxygenase AlkB: MLFDSLPRPSVRVAPGVGHVPGWVGVDKQKALVEEMRGIAREYAATPMAMVRPRLKSGGQMSVFQLHLGRYWHYPSYRYVDNMDGTRVPPVPESLRRIAPGALRAAAEVAPELEPWVENFVPEMALVNYYPPGSAMGMHVDDSEESAAPVISLSIGDEALFRMGHTESRTRPWDDITLCSGDLVVFGGPKRFVYHGVVRVNADTLPAGCGLSDGRINITIRQVSARAVS, encoded by the coding sequence ATGCTTTTTGATTCGCTGCCGCGGCCGAGCGTGCGTGTGGCTCCGGGGGTGGGGCATGTGCCGGGATGGGTGGGCGTCGATAAGCAGAAGGCCTTGGTAGAAGAGATGCGCGGCATTGCGCGCGAATATGCGGCTACGCCGATGGCGATGGTGCGGCCGCGGCTGAAATCCGGCGGGCAGATGAGCGTTTTTCAGCTGCATTTGGGCAGGTATTGGCATTATCCCAGCTATCGGTATGTGGACAATATGGACGGCACGCGGGTTCCGCCGGTGCCGGAGAGCCTGCGGCGGATTGCTCCGGGAGCGCTGCGCGCCGCGGCCGAGGTGGCACCCGAGCTAGAGCCATGGGTGGAGAACTTCGTGCCGGAGATGGCGCTAGTTAATTACTATCCGCCGGGCTCAGCCATGGGCATGCACGTGGATGATTCGGAGGAGTCAGCCGCCCCGGTGATTTCGCTCTCCATTGGGGATGAGGCGCTTTTCCGCATGGGCCATACCGAATCGCGCACGCGGCCGTGGGATGATATCACGCTGTGCTCTGGGGATTTGGTGGTCTTCGGTGGGCCAAAGCGCTTTGTCTACCACGGGGTGGTGCGCGTAAATGCCGACACGTTGCCGGCGGGGTGCGGGTTGAGTGATGGACGTATCAACATCACCATCAGACAAGTATCTGCGCGGGCGGTAAGCTAG
- a CDS encoding TSUP family transporter translates to MEIDVAQWVILFLGTATAGWIDAVIGGGGLILIPLLLAVLPSLAPAAALGTSKLASVTGTGSAAVTLARKVKLDKAEMARFILIALVCSGLGASVASSLDKDVMRPIIIVLMVAVGIFVAFKPDFGSSDAAGVRGGWRTVVVLVLSGIFSFYDGIFGPGTGMFLIMAFTSIFAQSFLTSAAMAKVVNTATNLGALVVFALGGHVWWTLGIVLAVANIAGAQLGARTVLGGGAKLIRYALLTLVVVMSCYLGWQQWA, encoded by the coding sequence ATGGAAATCGATGTGGCGCAGTGGGTGATTCTCTTTCTCGGTACCGCGACTGCGGGATGGATCGATGCGGTCATCGGCGGTGGAGGATTGATCCTCATCCCGCTGCTGCTCGCGGTCCTCCCCAGTCTCGCGCCCGCGGCGGCGTTGGGAACGAGCAAGCTGGCCTCGGTAACCGGCACCGGCTCGGCAGCCGTGACCCTTGCGCGCAAGGTGAAGTTAGATAAGGCGGAAATGGCGCGCTTTATCCTCATCGCGCTGGTGTGTTCTGGACTGGGAGCCAGCGTGGCCTCGAGCCTAGACAAAGACGTCATGCGCCCCATCATCATCGTCCTCATGGTGGCCGTGGGCATCTTCGTGGCCTTCAAGCCAGACTTTGGCAGCAGCGACGCGGCCGGCGTCCGCGGCGGTTGGCGCACCGTGGTGGTCCTCGTGCTCTCCGGCATCTTTTCCTTCTACGATGGCATTTTTGGGCCTGGTACCGGCATGTTTTTGATCATGGCCTTTACCTCCATCTTTGCCCAGAGCTTCCTGACCTCTGCGGCGATGGCCAAGGTGGTCAATACTGCCACCAACCTAGGTGCGCTCGTCGTGTTCGCCCTCGGTGGCCACGTGTGGTGGACGCTCGGCATCGTGCTCGCGGTGGCGAATATCGCCGGCGCGCAGCTGGGCGCGCGCACCGTACTCGGCGGCGGCGCCAAGTTGATTCGCTACGCGCTGCTTACCTTGGTCGTGGTCATGAGCTGCTACCTGGGCTGGCAGCAGTGGGCATAA
- the betT gene encoding choline BCCT transporter BetT, with protein sequence MANFDPHDPEESHTSNKDPQQGGKNTSLASPSGEPKKRNPRYQVRALVGSYKAETGDAVGANQVPAPKTNWPVFIISGVLIIAMALYAGLGRDSAAETLASVTGWIGHNLGWFYVLTATIAVVFVLYIAFSNAGNIRLGPDHSRPKFNTFSWASMLFAAGIGVDLMFFAVAEPVTMYMQPPVGDGETMEAAKEAVVYAMFHYGLTGWALYALMGMAFGYFAYRLNMPLAIRSALYPLIGKRVHGPIGSAVDIAAMLGTVFGVTASLGIGVVQLSYGFHLIFGIEQGLGLQSALIIIAVAIATLSAVSGVDKGIRFLSELNVYLAIALMVYVVVFGKTAYLFDAIVTNIGDYVAKFPSWTMETFAFAEDQANVDTWMQSWTLFFWAWWIAWATFVGLFLARISRGRTLRQFIFGTLTFPFLFILMWMSFFGNTALDMVRSGDYPEFAENAINVPEQGFYDMLHEFPGSSIVIFLTTFIGLLLYITSADSGALVMSNFTSRITDNRQDGARWLRIFWSVTVGALTLALLQIDGIATVQSATVVMGLPFAFVVYLIMFSLWKSLRLENVQREARTTAMHGVISSRTEREPSDSNLWKSRLDRANTFPSKQEMDTYLRETATYALQQVATHMRTRGYDALLLTSELPDVELPQLDLEVKLHNERMFRYQLFPVAAERPDFSTGEGDEYYRLEVYDMTGSLGYDVYGYSENQIINNVLDLYERHLAFLHMQQTQPGESDVSDGAEPERTWREDS encoded by the coding sequence ATGGCTAACTTTGACCCTCACGATCCTGAGGAGTCTCACACTTCAAATAAAGACCCCCAACAAGGGGGTAAAAACACCTCTCTCGCAAGCCCCTCTGGAGAGCCCAAGAAGCGCAACCCGCGCTACCAAGTCCGTGCCCTCGTCGGCAGCTACAAGGCTGAAACCGGCGATGCCGTAGGCGCGAATCAGGTCCCTGCTCCCAAGACAAACTGGCCGGTATTTATCATCTCCGGCGTCCTCATTATCGCCATGGCGCTCTATGCCGGGCTCGGCCGCGATTCCGCAGCAGAAACCCTGGCTAGCGTGACCGGCTGGATCGGCCACAACCTCGGCTGGTTCTATGTCCTCACCGCCACCATCGCCGTGGTCTTCGTGCTCTATATTGCCTTTTCCAATGCCGGCAATATCCGCCTCGGCCCGGATCACTCGCGGCCGAAATTCAATACCTTCTCCTGGGCGTCCATGCTCTTTGCCGCCGGCATCGGCGTGGACCTTATGTTCTTCGCCGTGGCCGAGCCGGTCACCATGTATATGCAGCCACCGGTCGGTGACGGCGAGACCATGGAGGCCGCCAAGGAAGCCGTGGTCTATGCCATGTTCCACTATGGCCTCACCGGCTGGGCGCTTTATGCACTTATGGGCATGGCCTTTGGCTACTTTGCCTACCGCCTGAACATGCCGCTGGCTATCCGCTCCGCGCTCTACCCGCTCATCGGCAAGCGCGTGCACGGTCCTATCGGCTCCGCGGTAGACATCGCCGCCATGTTGGGCACCGTCTTCGGTGTGACCGCCTCCCTGGGCATCGGCGTGGTGCAGCTGTCCTATGGCTTCCACCTCATCTTCGGCATCGAGCAGGGCCTTGGCTTGCAGTCCGCCCTCATCATTATTGCGGTGGCCATTGCCACGCTGTCGGCCGTATCCGGCGTCGATAAGGGCATTCGCTTCCTCTCCGAGCTCAACGTCTACCTGGCCATCGCGCTGATGGTCTACGTCGTGGTCTTTGGCAAGACCGCCTACCTCTTCGATGCCATCGTGACCAATATCGGTGACTACGTCGCAAAATTCCCATCTTGGACCATGGAGACCTTCGCCTTCGCCGAAGACCAAGCCAACGTAGATACCTGGATGCAGTCCTGGACCCTCTTCTTCTGGGCATGGTGGATCGCCTGGGCGACCTTCGTCGGCCTCTTCCTGGCCCGCATCTCCCGCGGCCGCACCCTGCGCCAGTTCATCTTCGGCACCCTGACCTTCCCATTCCTATTCATCCTGATGTGGATGTCCTTCTTTGGTAACACTGCCTTGGACATGGTCCGCTCCGGTGACTACCCCGAATTCGCCGAGAACGCGATTAACGTGCCAGAGCAAGGCTTCTACGACATGCTGCATGAGTTCCCCGGATCTAGCATCGTCATCTTCTTGACCACCTTTATCGGCCTGTTGCTCTACATCACCTCGGCCGACTCCGGCGCGTTGGTGATGTCCAACTTCACCTCCCGCATTACCGATAACCGCCAGGATGGCGCGCGCTGGCTGCGCATCTTCTGGTCCGTGACCGTGGGTGCGCTGACCCTGGCTCTGCTGCAGATCGACGGCATCGCCACCGTGCAGTCCGCGACCGTCGTAATGGGCCTGCCCTTCGCGTTCGTGGTCTACCTCATCATGTTCTCTCTGTGGAAGTCCCTGCGCCTAGAAAACGTCCAGCGCGAGGCCCGCACCACCGCTATGCATGGCGTGATTTCCAGCCGTACCGAGCGCGAGCCTTCGGATTCCAACCTGTGGAAGAGCCGCCTCGACCGCGCCAATACCTTCCCCTCCAAGCAGGAGATGGATACCTACCTGCGCGAGACCGCTACCTACGCCCTCCAGCAGGTGGCAACGCACATGCGTACCCGCGGCTACGATGCCCTGTTGCTCACCAGTGAGCTTCCCGACGTCGAACTTCCCCAGCTCGACCTCGAAGTTAAGCTGCACAATGAGCGCATGTTCCGCTATCAGCTCTTCCCGGTTGCGGCCGAGCGCCCCGACTTCAGCACGGGCGAAGGAGACGAATACTACCGCCTCGAGGTCTACGATATGACCGGTTCGCTGGGCTATGACGTCTACGGTTACTCCGAGAACCAAATCATTAATAACGTGCTGGACCTCTACGAGCGCCACCTGGCCTTCCTGCACATGCAGCAGACCCAACCGGGTGAGTCCGATGTCTCCGATGGCGCCGAGCCCGAGCGCACCTGGCGCGAAGATAGCTAA
- a CDS encoding ATP-dependent RNA helicase yields MFDLARIGAGLPVAETIDSLPSTGNVVIQAPPGTGKTTLVPPALANHAAGRGKVIVTAPRRVAVRAAAQRLSTLSGTPDKVGFAIRGESRKGSEVEFVTPGVLLRRLLKDPELEGVAAVAIDEVHERQLDTDLVLGMCLELAELREDFRVIAMSATVDAQRFSQLMDAPVHVTEAVTHPLDIHYAPMPGRAAGAREFYGDVAKQAAHQHESTLVFVPGVREVNLVCEALDGHNVFPLHGKQTTAEQDAALYSEERRIVVATSIAESSLTVPGVRVVVDAGLSRVPRRDAQRGMSGLVTVSTSKSSADQRAGRAGREAPGTVIRCYSQDDYQHFSPHTTPEILSADLTQAALFLDCWGAGPDFPLLDPPPAPALAAAHATLERIGATQELALLPTDPRLGASLLRHGSQAAPIIASLADAPLTPNLTRHRPPQREVKRLARLVEDLGPADPGEVVATAFPEQVAKRMGEDYLLASGTRARLLDNSGLAGAPWLAIAEVSLSNAGNAIIRSAARIEETAALETIGVTEETRAFLRDGRVRGVKVKAAGAITLSETPVKVTGPAAEEALAAGIREEGLGLFTFSEKAQSLKDRLRHLHAHYGQPWPDVDSADPAEWLGPELHRIAEGTPAAKLDMYPALQRLLPWPEAARLDELAPERLPVPSGRDALIDWSGDRPVVHIKLQECFGLAESPEYCGHRVQFHLLSPAGRPLAVTDDLASFWSGPYAGVRADMRGRYPKHPWPEDPWNAVATSRTKNRM; encoded by the coding sequence ATGTTTGATCTCGCCAGAATCGGCGCGGGCCTGCCCGTAGCCGAGACCATCGATTCGCTGCCGAGCACCGGAAACGTTGTTATTCAGGCTCCGCCCGGTACAGGTAAAACCACGCTCGTGCCACCGGCGCTGGCCAATCATGCGGCAGGGCGCGGCAAGGTCATCGTCACCGCCCCGCGCCGTGTGGCCGTGCGCGCGGCCGCGCAGCGCTTGAGTACCCTCAGCGGCACCCCGGACAAGGTGGGCTTTGCCATCCGCGGCGAGTCCCGCAAGGGCAGTGAGGTCGAGTTCGTCACGCCGGGTGTACTGCTGCGCCGCCTGCTGAAGGATCCGGAGCTCGAGGGCGTAGCCGCCGTTGCCATCGATGAGGTCCACGAGCGCCAACTCGATACGGATCTGGTGCTGGGCATGTGCCTGGAACTAGCCGAGCTACGCGAGGACTTCCGCGTCATCGCCATGTCTGCCACAGTGGATGCGCAACGCTTTTCCCAGCTTATGGACGCCCCCGTCCACGTCACCGAGGCAGTTACCCACCCGCTCGATATCCACTACGCCCCCATGCCGGGCAGGGCGGCGGGGGCGAGGGAGTTTTACGGGGACGTCGCCAAGCAAGCAGCCCACCAGCACGAATCAACGCTGGTCTTTGTGCCCGGCGTGCGCGAGGTGAACCTCGTGTGCGAGGCGCTGGACGGCCATAATGTTTTCCCACTGCACGGCAAGCAAACCACCGCGGAGCAAGACGCCGCGCTGTACAGCGAGGAGCGGCGTATCGTCGTGGCTACCTCCATCGCGGAGTCCTCGCTTACCGTGCCGGGCGTGCGGGTGGTGGTCGATGCCGGGCTCTCCCGCGTTCCCCGGCGCGATGCGCAGCGTGGCATGTCCGGGCTGGTGACGGTGTCTACCTCGAAGTCGAGTGCCGATCAGCGCGCTGGTCGTGCCGGCCGTGAGGCGCCTGGCACCGTCATTCGCTGCTACTCGCAGGATGATTACCAGCACTTTTCTCCGCACACCACCCCGGAGATCCTGTCCGCGGACCTCACCCAGGCCGCGCTATTTCTGGACTGCTGGGGCGCGGGCCCGGATTTCCCGTTGCTCGATCCGCCGCCGGCTCCGGCCCTTGCGGCCGCGCACGCCACCCTGGAGCGCATTGGTGCCACGCAGGAGCTCGCCCTCCTGCCCACCGATCCGCGCCTCGGAGCCTCCTTGCTCCGGCACGGCAGCCAGGCCGCGCCCATCATTGCCTCGCTTGCCGACGCCCCTTTAACCCCCAACCTCACCCGTCACCGCCCACCACAAAGAGAGGTCAAGCGGCTCGCCCGCCTCGTCGAGGATCTCGGTCCCGCCGATCCCGGCGAGGTCGTCGCCACCGCCTTTCCCGAGCAGGTGGCCAAGCGCATGGGCGAGGATTACCTGCTGGCCAGCGGTACCCGCGCACGGCTGCTGGATAACTCGGGCCTGGCCGGCGCACCATGGCTCGCCATCGCGGAGGTATCCCTGTCCAACGCGGGCAATGCCATCATCCGCTCGGCCGCCCGCATCGAGGAAACCGCAGCACTGGAGACCATCGGCGTCACCGAAGAAACCCGCGCCTTCCTGCGCGATGGTCGCGTGCGCGGCGTCAAGGTCAAGGCCGCGGGCGCCATCACCCTTTCTGAAACCCCAGTCAAGGTCACCGGCCCCGCGGCCGAGGAAGCCCTTGCCGCCGGCATCCGCGAGGAAGGCTTAGGCCTTTTCACCTTCAGCGAGAAAGCCCAAAGCTTAAAAGACCGCTTGCGCCACCTGCACGCCCACTATGGCCAGCCGTGGCCCGATGTCGATTCCGCGGATCCCGCCGAGTGGCTCGGCCCCGAACTCCACCGCATTGCGGAGGGCACCCCCGCCGCCAAGCTCGACATGTACCCCGCGCTGCAACGCCTCCTGCCCTGGCCGGAAGCCGCCCGTCTGGACGAGCTCGCCCCCGAGCGCCTCCCAGTCCCCTCCGGCCGGGACGCACTAATCGACTGGTCCGGCGATCGCCCCGTGGTCCACATCAAGCTGCAGGAATGCTTCGGACTAGCCGAATCCCCCGAATACTGCGGCCACCGCGTGCAATTCCACCTGCTCTCCCCCGCCGGCCGCCCGCTCGCGGTGACCGATGATCTCGCCAGCTTCTGGTCCGGCCCCTATGCCGGTGTGCGCGCCGATATGCGCGGCCGCTACCCCAAGCACCCCTGGCCGGAAGACCCGTGGAATGCCGTGGCTACCTCGCGTACTAAGAACCGAATGTAG
- a CDS encoding chemotaxis protein encodes MLSIIALVISIVFAVNVIKKLDDIDTHLKELLASREDDQTPR; translated from the coding sequence ATGCTCAGCATTATCGCTTTAGTCATTAGTATCGTTTTCGCCGTCAACGTTATTAAGAAGCTCGATGACATCGATACGCACCTGAAGGAGCTGCTCGCCTCGCGCGAGGATGACCAAACACCGCGTTAA